The following nucleotide sequence is from Solanum dulcamara chromosome 7, daSolDulc1.2, whole genome shotgun sequence.
ATTGTTCACCGTGACATTAAGTCCAGTAACATCCTCCTAGATGAAAAGTTTAAAGCACATGTGGCAGATTTCGGATTGTCCAGATTGATTCTTCCTTACCAAACTCACGTCACCACTGAACTTGTTGGTACCCTCGGCTACATCCCACCGGAGTACAGTCAATCATGGATAGCCACTTTGAGAGGAGATGTTTATAGTTTTGGAGTtgtgatgttagaactcctggctGGCAGAAGACCTGTGGACATGACCAAACCAAAGATGTCAAGGGAATTGGTCGTATGGGTGCACCAAATGAGAAATGAGGGTAAACAAGAAGAAATATTTGACCCTATACTGAGAGACAAGGGTTTCAAAGAAGAAATGCTTCAAGTGCTTGATGTTGCCTGCATGTGTGTCAGCCAGAATCCTTTCAAAAGGCCAACTATCGCAGAAGTAGTTGAGTGGCTTAACAGAGTAGTATCCAACCGGAGAGCACCTAAATAAGTCGGTGGTATGCATAAATTTGATATAGATGTGATGTGAGTGTCTGTATAGGTGAACTTTTGTTTTTGCACATAGGAAGTTAACATATAGGAATAAATGTATAAAGTGAACGATTTCCTCAATTAAAATTAGATTTACTATTTTGCCTCATGGCTAACATTTCATTTCAGGATGACAGGTAACGTTAGACATTTAGCAACTTAAAGATCACAAACTTAGGCAAGCATTAGTCATTGGAATAAGACATGGAAGTTCTCATTGATCAACTTAATTAATGCAGTAATCTGTAAGAATGTAACTCCAATGCAGAAGATACTTGCAAAAAAATCCCATCACATATGCAATCATGCaaaacaaaaaaggaaactCCCTATTGGTGCACTGATAAAGTAGTCATGGAAAGCCAGCATTCAATCTAGTAAAAAGCTATGAGAAGAAAAGAAGTACCAAATAGCATATTCTTTTTGGGGCTCCACAGTTTCTGGCTGTAGAGTTGTAGGAAAACATGTTTATGTATACACATACATGGGAAAGTGCTGAAAATAAGAATACCGAATTCATTTTAGCACAAATTTGCCTTACTTATTTATCAGCTATGCTCTAATTTCACCATATTGCTCTGCAATCAGCTCCTTCATTGCAGCAGAGGGACAAAAGGCTCTGACGAGTTACAGAATAATTGGTTCGGGCATTTCCACAAACAGAATGAGCCCCAAACTCGAAACCAATTTCACCATAATACTAATATTTTCCAagttaaaagaaagaaagcaaGCATACTTCAAGGTTATTTATTAGTACATTGAGTTTGAATTGAAgattttaagaagaaaaaaaaaagaagaggaaacaaGTAGCTTTGTTAATGCAGTTTATAGATCAAGTTGTTGTTATTCAACTTGCTTAAGCTTTTCAATTTACCAACACATTTTTCTGGGAGCAAAATGCCCTATTTGGTTTCATGATGAAATGATTTTATAATTAAGGGATAAAAATTCATGTGATTTAACATaaacatcatatacaaataaactttTACCATCAATTTCAGATAGAGATAGAGACAAAAAGCTATGATGACCAATAATCTTGGATGTTAAAAGTCGAATATGCTTATAACAAATTTAATAAGAGGACCAAAGGTTGGGGATTATACTTTTAATTCCACTGCTAATTTGCATTGATTCTTTCTACATTGGTAGGGGAATTTTGAAACTTTTGGGGTGATAGGAAAGACAAAGAATTGTAACTTTAGAGCCCACTGGAGAGTAAACGATTTCCTTTATGAAATCCACCGTCTCTACGCTACCCAACTATATATAAGTGCCTATAATTTAAGGCAACTTAcgtaaatatacaatattaagaaaatatttatcatttataataataaaaaaataattttattgaacacttataatacatttataatacagttttaatacatattgcagagaactatttataaaacatatataatacaagttttatagatggataatacatttatcacatattttaatagacttataatacattatgttagtttcttactacacaaacataatatatattttaaaacacttataatacatttatattgtatgcataattcacttttaatataagtgtagatttatcataatattgctatgtattgctataaatggtaataaataaaaaatatcgctaaaatcagtaattaatttttaaaaagcactcaatcaagtaattttttcttaatttaacTTTCTTTTTAAATGCAAAATGGAGTCACATGGACggaaaaaattacactgtatatgATAACTTAAGTTTTTCttggtgaaattacaagattacaaattacaattgaaaaataaaatgaagaaattaacttcatttcttggctgaggcgcggatatctcgctctctttaaggagattcaagcttACTGCAGTAATtcgtttcactggtccagcagtagtcctcttgacttatCCCCTCCAtgatacaacagccttatcacaaaatgtaactcaacaaactctggacaagagttgagtttaaagctccacacaaataacacctcccttcaactaataagaactctctttttagaCAAACttaattctctcaattttttttttctcttatcttacatttcaaaacaaagaatacctctctatttataggagagaaaatcacacaaagatgaaaaaataatagaatgtcatcattatcatcatttagtgcaccattatgatttagtgtaccacttattagtgataattatgttaaaaatacataatagaatgatttagtgcaccacttattagtgataattagattaaaaatacataatgaaatgatttagtcttgcactaactaaagatgataatgaaagacatttttatgcaaCATATGTCACTTATGCAAATTAATATCACtcaatattgatattaaaatgctTAAACATCATTGTATGTTTTGTAGCGCACTAAGTACTCAAGGGTAAGGGAATAAAAGCTTTATTTTGGCACCATAGAACTATCCcggattattattattatttatgtgcAAGGTATGTGACAAATGGCATTGGCATATATCGGGTGTTTTTTGTTAATTGGAAGTGGGAGAATTGAGAAAGTGAAGATTCCTTTTACATGTTCAAGTGATAATACAGTGAGGAACAGTCCATCTGGTAAATAGTAGttcaaatttgtttttaaattcTCCAAGTTGACTTTCAGATGAGAACCTAAAAGAACAAACAGATCAGCTAGTAAACAGCCTATGAATGTTGCAAGATCCAGTTACACATAATATCAAATATTCCTACAAGTATCTGTGCAAGTAAAAATCTCTCTACACTCCAAATCTTTTTGAATATTGGCAACGGGTTCAAATAGAGTGAAATGAACGGTGAGATTCATATGCGAACTATATTAGCTGTTAAAAAAATCTTTACTTTAAGCCAATTTACCTAAAAATATAATGCTGGTTTTGCCTGGCCAGCTCCTGAAATTTACAGCTTCAAGTTTGGTTATGATAATGATGGAAACGGTCTTGGTATCAGACTAAAATGTAGTTATCATGGCCCCATTTTGTTGCTTAGttcctcaaaaaaaaaaaaaaaaagggggtaTTTATCATCCCGACTCAAAATAGTATATTTGAGGCAGGATCTCATCCAGATCAGCAAGTGGAGATCTTCTATCATTTTTCCTAATTCAGTTCCTGAGGGGAGGTGTTTGAAATTATCCCTAAAATTAAAGGGCACCGGGCTCAACTAAGATGAATCCCCTGAAAGAAAGGGAATCCATTCTGCTCTAAGATGCCAAGAATCCTGCTCTCGGTTAGAGCTAGAACTGTAAACTAGTGTTTTAAAGGCATATTTCCTGATTGTCCATGAAAATATCTTCTCACATTGAACCAACATATATAGGGGAATTCGtcgaataaatatttttgaaccaGGTCAACTGTCAATAAGACAGAAGCAGCAATGGCTCCATCTTGATGACCAACCTGGTTTCCCAATCCAACGATATCTCATTTCCTTAGGACAAACTCCCCGCGCATGCCAAAGTAAGTCCCTATAACAAACTTCTTAAGGAAAATTGACCCCCAAAAAACGAAAAAACGAAAAAATTTGTCACTAAACATGAAATCCCTCCTTTTATTCCATTAAGGCAACCCTCCTTATTTATACAATCATACTAGTAGTAACGGTGCTAGCACATCACCATGGATGTATTACACTCATTGAATTACTATTTGATTGTCACTTAGTTACGTCGATCTTTATTGAGCTTCCATATTTGCTCCAGACCTACTAGGAAAGTAAGGTAAAAACATAGTGGATTGCATTACAATTACATATACACTTGTTACATagtaaaacatgaaaaacagCCTTTCAGATTATATAGAACAACTTCTTGTTATTCAGTGCCACCAGTTTATACTTTGTGTCCACCATATGCTTGGAAATGCCCTCTGTCAGCTTCCCCATCCATTTTTTTTACCCTGTTTGTCCAAAAACCTCTGTTTCAAAGTGTCCATCAACAAGTCTCCCCTGTAATTTGTTCATGTACCAAAAAACCCAATAGAGTATTGCACCCATTGGGTAAAAAATGTAAAGTGGTACATGATCACAAAGACAGAGTAACTAGGCAGACCTCTAAGAAACTATGGAAGACGAACAGGACCAATAAGACCAGGTGCCTTAGTACTTAGCCATCGAGAATGTacacttttatttacttaattatatattcaaccTCCAGATTCTTTTTCATGGTCAAGCACGTGAAAATGATGGATGGAGCCAAAAAGGGGAAAGCACATATGGATACAAGTAGAAATAAGGTAGCCGATGTAGAGTATGGTTATTTTTGTTATACGTTTAATtgaagtagtagtagtagtagtagttatGGAATTGCTTTTGGAATTGAAAATCGATGAACTTATTCATCCCCTTGAATATACCAACAGAGAAGCATAGTGGCACATCGACGGAGAATGTAAATCCGGGCTCGTTGTTCTTTAATCAAGGAAGCACACTTTCTTGAaatgttgttcttcttctttgatGATCCTTTCCTGTATGATGACACTTGCTTTACTTGTTGATCAGCCATAATTACTAATAGTAAAGATGATAACTTTGGTTTTGGTGGTGGAGAAGAATGAAAAAAGATTGAGAGAAGagtaaaaaggggaaaaaagcTCAATTGGAGCTGGACCCTGATGAAAAAATATGTTGAAAGGAAACAAAGTATTTATACCAAGAAAAACCATAAAAGAGGAGGGtggtgggtgggtggggggaGGGGGAGGTAAACAATGAACATGGTCACATTGAAAACAGGGGGATTTGCATGGAAATAAGCAGtagttttaaaatcttggaGAAAGAGGAGTGAACGTGGGGGTATGTATTTAACACTTTGAGGCATAGTAAACTGGAATCCAAGGGATGATTGTTAAAATTTGTAGTTACGTGTGTTGTGGTTTTGTGTGTTTAGATTAGAAAAGTGGTAAAGTGGGCGCGAGAAAAGGAAGGTTGCTTAATCTGGACAAGGCATCCCTATGGGATTTGGGAACACAATGTCGGCTATTTCACTGTACCTTTACGAGTTCGGGTCAGATTTCCTTCCTTTGGTTCCACCGTGCCTCCAACGGCCAATAAATTTTTTTCCCACCTCTTACACTCGTATTATTTTACAGTTTCTTGTACTTTGTTGTTCATATTATAACATTACaaattacaaataaaaaattataaataaaaaaaataaattcattttttggCTGAGGCGCGAATATCTCGCtttctttaaggagattcaagcgcACTGCAGTAAATTTTTTCACCGATTCAGCAGTAATCGTTTTGACTTGTctcctccaggatacaacaaccttatcacaaaatgtaactcaataaactctggacaagagttgagtttaaagctccacaaataagaacacctcccttcaacttATAAGAactctccttttttttcttttaacaaacTTAATGCACTtaatcttctcttttcttttcaaaacaaagaagatttctttatttataggagagacaatcattcaaagatgaaaaaaataatggaatgtcatcattattatttagtgataattatgttaaaaatacataatggaatgaatAATCCTACActaactaaagatgataatgaaagtcATTTTTTTGCATTAAAGAGAGAATTATAACAAATGCCACTTATGCAAATTAATATCACtcaatattgatattaaaatgctAAAACTAATATACttccttttctatttttttcttgattcGAGGATTTATCGAAAATAATCTCTACCTATGAAGTAGCGATATGATATGCGTACACCCTATCATTCCCAAACCAGACTACACCgagtatgttgttattgttgtattgaGATTCAAATTTACTGTTGTGGTTTATCTCAACCATCTTACTACGTCAATTGGAGGTAACGTTCAATACTCACTCTGCCTTTAGCTGGGTTACTACTATTGTTTTAATAACATTAAATTCCAACTCAGATGGTCTTGGGAAACTGGGTTTTATGTACCTCTTGATGAaattgaagtgctaccttcatTTAAGTAATTTGAAGAAACCGAGCTTGGATATTACTCGTTTTATCTACTATTCTTGTACTTGCAAATAACAATAAtgcatatataaaatttataggATCGCAAATTGTCACGTTTTGGGACAACCTCAAATCTGAATAGATCCACTTGTTTATACTCATCATTATCTCGAAGCTTATAAGTGTTCTAAAGAAGAAGATATGATACAGCTCATCAGAGCAACATGAGATCTTTCTGTAGTAATTTATACGATTAGCTTAATGAGATTCCCAATTCACTGCTGCATTCTAACCCTACCATTCGTAGCCAAACTTATACTTCATATCTTTATCTCCCTGCTAAAGCTACCAAGTATCTTTCAATCAATTGCATAATTTAGTAGCTTTATGTTAAAATTGTGTATTTATAGATTCAATACATTATTATCAAAAGTCATGTGCCTTCCACTTGGATTTTGGAGCCTACAAAATTTCAGGGAAATCGTCAATAAATGGGTCGGTTGAATAATATGTCAGTTATAAACCCGAATAAGATCGAATTAAATATCTCCATCTTTGATCACAATTGTATTCCCAAGAAGCTGGAGGGATTTTGTAGAAGAAGAGAGTACACATTCAGTGAACCAAAAGAGTGAAAGATATGTTTCCAAAGAGGTTTTTTCTAAGAACATTCCTTTTTTTCGTAGATTGTTTCCTACTTTTCTTATCCAAATACAGTGTATGTCCAAGAGTGCCCTCATCGCCCATTGTTGTAAGTGAGCAGCAGTTGActaatcataatatataatcCACTTTGCTTTACTTCAGCCCAAGTTCTAAATACAGTCTCTATACTTTATGGTAGGGCAGAGGGGAAGACAGCATACACACCATTTTCTCCTtctcattttaattttatataatattgacTTAAGATAAAGCATAAATGAAGTGACATACTTTGTTAAAATTCATATACTTTATCGTGGTGGAGCTATGTAAGGTGAAGTAGctcaaaaagtgtcaaaatgacatagCTGGGCTTGACATGAGGcgtctaaaataaacaaaatttagttaaaatgtctaagtgaaagttatGCCAACTTTAAGACCAACAGCCGCCGGCTTTTGCTGtaaattctatttattttttgctACTTTGGGTTGGGAGATTTTAAGGCATCACATTATGTGGCAAAGAGCCCATTTGATGGCATCCACGCCCCCTTCGAAAGCTTTAACTTTCACTCTTGGATGGCTATAGCTATCGGCCTTTTCTGCCTTGAATGGAAAGAGATCATTATATATAGTCTTGTAAAATTCCCTTTTAAAaacgttttttttttaaaagaaaaaaaatattttttccattaTTAGAATTTTTGGTTTCGCCACTAAATAGGAAGGTTATAGTTGTATCAAAATTTTGTTTTCTTGGTTCAGTTGGATCTTTAGATCAAGATAATAGAACATCAATAAATATTAACTAATATAAGTGCAGCGCCAAGATTGCACAATCTTTTATAAGGACACATAAAGCAATAAAGGGATTACAAAAGAAAGTGGTACATAACAATATGctttatattttaacttgtGATAAAGAATGCTAATCTTCAAGATGTAACCCTTTTTTGATATATAGGAGCTTTGCTATCATTTCTCCTACTTGCTTCACTCTCGTACTGTTCTTCTATATGCTGTGTACAACACTTCTTGCATCATAAATTTAGTGTACAAAAGCAAAATAATAACTCCACGACGCTAAATTACACTTGCTTCCGCCAACTTCTTCTGGCTCCGGCCAACAAGTAACTCATAATCCTGCAAAATATAGAGGTATAGGAGTAATAAAAGATGACAAAACACAACCCTCTGCATATATCAAGCTACTACTGAGGTTCTAAACCACCAGAACACTGCAATCTGTGCGcgaattttcttttttgtttagcCCATCCAGTATTCGAAACTCACTCATCTGACAAATCTGGTTCCGCGCCACATATGGCCCTTTTAAACGGGAAAATGTTCCCTCCAAGAGTTTCTCCTTTACCAGGGCTCAAACCACGACCATAATTAAGACGGAGGAATACGGCACTCCTTGGACCTTAGTGGTGTGTGCACAAACAATTCAATTTGGTTGGAGAACTATCAACTCGAGGCAGAATTAGTATAAGTAAAAGGCATGCTTAACGTCCATTTCTGTTGCAGGTACAAGTTGAGAGTAAGATCTCCCAGAAGTAAAGTTGTACTAGTTGACAACCCCTCTCCTCCCACCAAATTTATGAGAAACAGGCTTGCAGAAAGAGACTGCTAACTAATGTCTAAGAAATGGTTCCACAATTCTCTGCTGGAACAAAGGTGGCAGAATATAATCAAACATACCATAATTGGAAGAAAACAACTGCTGAAAAGCAAGTGAGAACTAACCTGTACAATAGCTTGCGCACAAAACTTTCCTGATAAGACAGCACCTTCCATTGAAGCCAAGTATTTCTGTTTCGTGTAGTCACCAGCTAAATAAAACCCCTCTATAGGGGATCTTTGCAAGGGCCGACAGGGTTCACAACCTGGCACAGTTTTATAAACAGACCTGAGAGAAAAAAGTAGATCAATCAGGATTCATATATAGATTCCATTTGGACTGTGATTCTAGCAAATTACACAACTATTAGCAAATGCAGGACTTTCATATATGGTCTAAATATACTTGTATGAAGAGTGAAAAACCATATCATGATGAGCAACTATGAAAGACAAATGCTATATTACCTTGGAGTTTTGACAACATGATACTTTAATATTTTTGCTTTGCTCTGATCTGCCGAAATTTCATCAGGAAAAAGCGTTGCTAGTTCCTTCATTGTAGCATCAATAATTTCTGAGTCGCTGCGAGATATCCACTCTTCTGCAGGTGCAAAAACCAGTTCCAACATAGACTGATTGGGGTTGTAATATTCCTGCATAGAGGCCAGTTATGTCAGAGGGTTTTAAAACACATATCAAGGGAATGGGGTAATGACTATCTATACACAgcaaaggaaaatatttttacgaTAGACAGTTGTCTGAGTGTTCTATCATGAACTTCTTTTTACAAGTTTAACTCCTCCAATTTCTCGGCAATGCTTTATATTTTGTACAGCATTTCCACAACCAATAAAACTGAGAAGTAGGTTTATagcctctttccaaaaaatGCAGGAAACACTGAATTATGTTCCCttataaccccccccccccccacacacacacacacaccccaccccaccccatcaCCCACCCCCAACCTTACCCCCGGACAGCAAGAACCTAAATAGCTAATAAAAGAATTTTATCTCAATAAATTCTTAAACAATTAGCTAAAAGGGAAAAGAACTCCCCCCCTAAGTTTCGTCAAAATTTCTTTACTTGTCCTTCGTAATTTGCCTCCTGTGGTGGCCCGTGCACAGACAGGATCATAGTCCTGACTAttccatatatacaaaaccaaTATCATTGTACATCCTAAATGAAGATTACAACAGCGGGAATTCATACACTTACCTAACAAGCATTATGCAAATTCACAGCAAACAGATTATAATTTGAGAGCAATATGAATACCTTACATGTGACAGACATGTCAGCATACACACTGAGCAGTGAGCTTCTGCATGAATATGAAAGAGAAATTAAGAAAGGGAACCAATAGAAGTATCAGAAACAACACAATATTCTAAGAATTGAGAAAGGAGCTCTATTAATCGTCTCCACCAAACAAAGGTGCCATTTAAAAAGTAAGGGAACATAATCAACATATAGCTGATGAAATGTAGACGACTTGGATCTCCAGTCCATTTTTCACGCAACGGAGAAGTGGTTGCCGTGACATGTCATGTGTATCCTCAACTGAATCTCATCGGTTAATGCTTAGAGAAGGGATTTTCACCAGGAAGGGGGAGTGAAAAAAAAGCAAATGGTTTTTAGACCAACAAATATTTCATAAACTTTCTATTAAACGAAGCCATTTACAATGATATGAATCTAATGTTTCTAGTCACAAGGTAACCTGCAGGAAATCGATAATCCATCTTCATTTTTGTGTTCCTATCTATTGTGCCAGATGTAGTCCTGGACACGAAGAATACAATATATCAAAGTTGCATGGGTCTATGATATCTGATCGTCCAATAACTAAATGATGTGTTATTTTACACAAAACTGTGCTTATGGGATCATTCTCGGGAGGAATCTTCTCTGTTTTTCTACAACAAAATTTTCTTTCAACTGTTTACGAGAGAGAGGAAGAGCCATAACTTACTCGATGTTGTATCTAACAATAACGAGACTGGAAGAGGGAGAAGGAACTAAATGAAAATGAATTCATCGACACAAACTGCTTTGGAAGTATAAAGTGAATGAAATTAACCTGCTGAAGAGCAAATGATCATATGTGTTCTTCAGTTTTCTGTCAAACCTGCAGTTTAATTGATACAATCGTTATTGGTTTGATACCAATAATGATAGTCGCTTCAGTATATTAAGGATACATATGCATTCATGATTGAGAATTTACTTTTCAGCAGAAAATTCAACCACTAATGGCCAAAACGAAGGTAGTTCTGCTCATTAAAATATGTACAGAAATTTGCACTTTTTCCTATCAAAGTTATGGAAAAGCCAACATCCTTAAGTTCCTCATTCAAGGGAAATTAACACAAGACTGAGAATATGTATGTCAACATTTATAAACATAAACACGTATGTATAGACATTTCATTGCACATACATAGATATACTACACAAAGAACAAACACTAACAAGTAAAATATTCACCACTAACCATATATGTACATTTATCACAGGTACTCCAACTAACTTCTCCAATTTTTGGAAATATGGAATCTCTTTCCAGTCTTCAGGCAAAAGAAGCTTGAGAATATCCACTAGTTGGTTCACCAAAAGTCAGCAAAAACCATAAACTCATATTAAGAACATGAAAACTAGAAGAATCAACTAGTATAATGGATATTATACCTGGAGTGGCAAACACAAAAGCGTCCCCCTCAATTGTACTACCGTCATTCAGTATAAAACACTTGACACTTCCATCCTCATTCAGCTCAATCTTTTTTATTCGTGAGTTCAGTCTGACTTGGCCACCTTTTGACTCGATATGTTCAACAATCGGCATGCAAAGTCTCTCAGGAGGATTACCATCTAAA
It contains:
- the LOC129895783 gene encoding small polypeptide DEVIL 22-like is translated as MADQQVKQVSSYRKGSSKKKNNISRKCASLIKEQRARIYILRRCATMLLCWYIQGDE